CGCTTCGTTCGTCGCGGCCGAAGCCGCTCCTACGACGGGCAAGCTGCGTCACCACCGCCACAAACGGGCGCATGGCTGAGGATATGCCGACAAGGCACACCCTAGGCGATTGCGGCGCTTGCATCCAGTTGCGCGATGGAATCGGCCACAACCGTGGCGAACGGTGCGTCCACGTCCACCGAGATCACGTCGGCCTCGTCCAGCGGCAGTTCGAGTGTATCGAGCTGGCTTTGCAGCAACGCCGGCGGCATGAAATGGCCATGGCGCGCGGCCAGGCGTTCGGCGATCACGTGCGCGGCCGCGTGCAGGAACACGAAACGCATCGGCACGCCGGTGTCGCGCAATTGTTGCCGATGCGCCTTGCGCAGCCCGGAGAAGGCCAGCACGACGCTATGCCCTGCATCGACGGACGCGCGCAGGCGTTGCGCCAGCGTCGCGACCCAGGGCGCGCGCTGCGCGTCGCTGAGCGGGATGCCATGCGCCATCTGCGCCTTGGCGGCGGCGCTGTGGAAGTCGTCGGCGTCCAGGAAGGTGAGTCCGTAGTATGCCGCCAGTGCCTGGGCGACGCTGGTCTTGCCGCTGCCGGACACGCCCATCACGACGATGGCTTCGGCGCGTGGCGGCGGGGATGAGGGGATGTGGGTCACGTGCTGCGGTCCCGTGGGGTCGCCCAGATGATGCCAGTGTGGGCGTTGTGTGGACGTCAGTGATTCTGTAACTGGGTCTTGCGCTGCTGTTGAGATGTGCGCCGTGGCAACTGGGTTCTGTGTGGACGATGGCGTCGGGGCTGAAGCCCCTCCCACAGGGACTCCAGCCGGCACTCCTGGTTCAGCACCCCGCGCTTGCAGGTTCCCGCGAGGCGTCTACATCGTCGCGTTCGCCGTCTCGACCAGATCGTCCCACTGCAGTCGCGTGCCGGAGGCATCGTCGCTGTGCTGCAAGGTGCGGCGAACGGCGCGACGCATCGCACGGCTGATCCAGTTGTGCAGGTCGCGGCCGGACTGGCCGTCGCTGCGATCGGCAATCCAGGACGCGGCGGCGGCGGCGTCGAGATCCAGCGGTTTGCCGCGCAGCAGGCGCGCGACGATGGCGGCCCGCGCCGCGTGGTCGGGCAGGGCGATGACGATCTGCCGGTCCAGCCGCGACAGCAGCGCCGGGTCGAT
This genomic stretch from Xanthomonas sacchari harbors:
- a CDS encoding gluconokinase, with product MGVSGSGKTSVAQALAAYYGLTFLDADDFHSAAAKAQMAHGIPLSDAQRAPWVATLAQRLRASVDAGHSVVLAFSGLRKAHRQQLRDTGVPMRFVFLHAAAHVIAERLAARHGHFMPPALLQSQLDTLELPLDEADVISVDVDAPFATVVADSIAQLDASAAIA